A stretch of the Mycobacteroides immunogenum genome encodes the following:
- a CDS encoding methyltransferase family protein, translating into MAMAVLVLYLTFVAAGLGWKSYRQWRATGSTGFRGFHGRPGSLEWLAGVGFIAAILVALLAPILQLTGLATPLAALDNRPVQVAGIVLAAVGLVATIGAQQTMGESWRVGVDTQETTALVCAGVFGWIRNPIFTAMLLFATGAALMAPNPLALSGFALLAASIELQVRVVEEPYLLTVHGAAYREYGSRVGRFLPGIGRFTAQG; encoded by the coding sequence ATGGCCATGGCGGTGCTTGTCCTGTACCTGACGTTCGTCGCCGCGGGGCTCGGCTGGAAGAGCTACCGCCAGTGGCGCGCGACCGGGTCCACCGGTTTCCGCGGATTCCACGGCCGCCCGGGTTCCCTCGAATGGCTCGCCGGGGTGGGCTTCATCGCCGCGATACTCGTTGCCCTCCTCGCCCCCATCCTGCAGCTCACCGGCCTCGCCACTCCCCTTGCCGCGCTTGATAACCGGCCGGTCCAGGTCGCCGGAATCGTATTGGCGGCGGTAGGACTCGTCGCGACGATAGGGGCACAACAAACGATGGGCGAATCCTGGCGGGTTGGCGTCGACACCCAGGAAACCACCGCGCTGGTCTGCGCCGGAGTCTTCGGCTGGATACGCAATCCAATTTTCACCGCAATGCTGCTGTTCGCCACGGGGGCGGCACTGATGGCGCCGAACCCCCTGGCCCTCAGCGGTTTCGCACTACTGGCCGCATCCATCGAGCTGCAAGTGCGCGTCGTCGAGGAGCCCTACCTGCTGACAGTGCACGGCGCCGCCTACCGTGAATACGGATCGCGGGTCGGTCGATTCCTGCCCGGAATCGGCAGGTTCACCGCCCAGGGTTGA
- a CDS encoding sensor domain-containing protein, producing MASLFCVLAMTMAVASAGTASANPDELPVQTEALPGLMLASGDVDPVMGASMQVSADWAGLVSDRTDRPDCGSVVFASAASYESSNYLSGRFRSFVDRPGWLRLVQQSMVIFPEWSDATDFALGEADRWRACENQRVTSLLPQPDGSTSREWVQLRNIVQVQEVLVVGYTWPTDFGGVIYCQHALAPLRNVAIDVRACAERDGNRALDLIQALLPRVARA from the coding sequence GTGGCGTCGCTGTTTTGCGTGCTGGCGATGACGATGGCGGTGGCGTCCGCGGGCACCGCGTCGGCGAATCCCGACGAGCTGCCCGTGCAGACCGAAGCGCTGCCCGGCCTGATGCTTGCGTCCGGGGATGTGGACCCCGTCATGGGCGCCAGCATGCAGGTGTCCGCGGATTGGGCGGGGCTGGTGTCGGACCGCACTGACAGGCCCGATTGCGGCAGTGTGGTTTTCGCATCGGCCGCGAGCTATGAATCGTCCAATTACCTATCGGGGCGGTTCCGGTCCTTTGTGGACAGGCCCGGCTGGCTTCGCCTGGTGCAACAGAGCATGGTGATCTTTCCCGAGTGGTCGGACGCGACAGATTTCGCACTGGGCGAGGCGGATCGCTGGCGCGCCTGCGAGAACCAGCGGGTCACCTCCCTCCTGCCGCAGCCGGACGGAAGCACGAGTCGTGAGTGGGTGCAGCTGCGCAATATCGTCCAGGTACAAGAGGTTCTGGTGGTCGGCTACACGTGGCCGACCGATTTCGGTGGAGTCATTTACTGCCAGCACGCGCTCGCGCCGTTGCGAAACGTGGCCATCGACGTACGGGCATGCGCGGAGCGGGACGGCAACCGTGCCCTCGACCTCATCCAGGCTCTGCTGCCCCGCGTGGCCAGGGCCTAG